From the genome of Tripterygium wilfordii isolate XIE 37 chromosome 6, ASM1340144v1, whole genome shotgun sequence:
AACTTCTCTCATATATTATAGACACTTTTTTGAGCCTAAGAAAAACAGAGAGTCTTGATGTCACATATTGGACACCCGTTGAGAAGTCGGACCATATATTAGACCATGAGAACAATACATGAagttggattggattggattgaatTATAACATGTTATCGGAGTAACGTCTTAGTCCAGCTGGATGAGTCTCTACATGTTTATTTATTGGATCTAGCATAACCCAATTTGTAAGTACAAGAGAGTGTCAACACTAAAAGTCTATTTGTTTGGTATAACCCAACCAAGTTATTTACAAACAAAACTCTCAACTTTTTTCACATTGTAGAAGCATTTTCTAGGCCTAAAAATCATCCGCAATGACCCTTGAAGAGCAAATATGTGCTCTTCAATTCATTGTAGACCATAATTTGGGGGTCTTGGACAGAGTTGAGTCTGCTAGTTTATGATGCCGGaaatgtgggacaaaccttcaAATTGAAATCTTGGTCAAACTATGTAAAAATAGTAAACAGTCTATGTATGGAATAATTGCTTCTCCGCAAATTGTAGTTCCAGTCAACCATCAAagacaaattttttatttattttttttatatctgaAAACGAtacatacaagtttgtcatttagaCATTTGGTATCGGCCTAACCTCGGATCATCAGATCCACGCGCATAGACATTTCTCACTTGAAGATGGTATAAACTGAGTCAAAACCCAGTGCGTGACCACGAGACTATTATTCTTATTGAGAATCGAAATTACCAAACAATGTTTATGACAATTGTTGAACATAATAACCCATTAAACTATTTGACTTGACTGACCAAAATACACGTAAATTACTAAAATTGGATCTGGTTTGACTTGTCAAtgattaaaagaagaaaaaattccaCTTTATATGAAGATTAATTCAGCTTTTGCTAGTTAGAAGGGGACAGAGAATGGATCACATATATGATTTTACAAAGCAGTAGCGTGTAAACTAGGCATAATTTTACTAAAATAATCCACACATTCATACTGACAGAGTCAACACTCCAAACCAAATTAATGGTCGCCTAATTAACTCAGTTTTGCCATTATCCCTTTTAATTCTCATTAACTCACTATTTAAATCGTTAAGACCACTGatgtagaaaaaaaatttctcagaaATCATAAATATCTAGTATTTAGCATTACTAatccaatgattttttttattctaaacaAAAATCGACGAGGCGACAATTCTATATCGTTAGATATAAATTCAAAGAATTCGATATTTCGATCAGGataaatttgttaaaaaaaattagatcgTTGGATTCATTCGGTTAAAtactaaatatttataatttttataaaaaaaaaaatttaatgtacCATTTGGCACCGGTCCTTCCCCGGATCCTTAACTATTCCCATTGCCATCACACAAACCACAACACTTTGTTCAAAATTTGACAACACCAACgcacacccacacacacacactaaacTACTAAAGACTTCTtggtctcttcttcttctttgttattCCCTCctctgcttctctctctctttctctctctttctctctctctatctgtaTGTGTGAGAGAGAAATTGAAAGATGGGTAATGGATACAATCATCACCAAACTCTTCATAATCTTCATCACAAGACCACATTCTTGCCTCTGTTGTGTTCAAGGCCTTCAATCAAAGATGTGGCAATACCCAGATGGGAAGATcgatcttcttcatcatcaaacgATCCCCTGTCACCAAGAATCGGTTGTATGGGTCAGGTCAAGCGAAATGACAAATTCAATTTGGGATTTCACCCATCTCGCAAAGCAACTAaaaacatcaacaacaacagcaacaacagCAGCCCTGTGAAGTACTTTAAGCTCAGGAAGATTTTCTCAGGCAAGAATTACAGTGTCAACACAAGTAGTATTGCCACATCCACGACCAATAAtaacagaagaagaagaggagggagTTTTGATTGTGGAAGTGAACCCAAGATTGTTGATGGTAAGGAGAATTCTGGGTTTGTCAATATAGTTGAGATGGACCCTCCATTGCCTGTGATTAGGAAAGTGAAACCAGCAACATATGGAGGAGGTGAAACGGCGGCAGAGAGTCTTTGGAAGAGGAGATCTGGTGGGGTTGCATTGCAGAGTTTGAGGCTTCAACAGATTCAAATCAATAGACATGGTATTGAACCAACTACTGTTTGATATTGTTGACAAATTATATAAGTAGTACTACATAGAttcatttttaatttctaattttttaCATCAAATAGTTTGATCGAGAAGAGTCTTACGGattctagtgttttttttttatcccagCAGTTTCAAATTCTAATATGAACGCaaacgatttcatatgaatcatacgAGACCCacaatttcatatggatcatgtgcgtccatctcaacatttgggaaAGAAATTTATTTTGATCAGAAGTCATATTCCTAGAGATGTGTGAATATCTTGCACAATAGGAACAGAAAGCTGCCTTCTTTTGTTGAATGTCAGGGTGGTTGGATGACAATTGCGAAAATAACCACCCTATCCGTGTTGGTTATGTTGGTTCCAATAAATCCAAGAAGTCAGCCAAGGAAGGTGTTGGCTTGGTGATAAAATGCATGTTAGTCGTGCTCTTCCATCCGTGTTCAATTCTCTCCCGAGGCTGAGCTCACACATGGATTAGGTAACATGGATTTTTAAGTCTTGCCTATATGCATAGTTTATAGACTTCTAGGCGGGTGGGTTCAATGGGTTTATCCGGTATGCAGCCAGACTTAACCTATCTTCCACGTCCTTTTTGTAAATCTTTGCACACTTGAGGCTTGCCTCGCACCACGTTATAGcatattttttgtcattttaccCCTAATTTATGTGACATGTAgataaccattgattataaacacatatgtaggACTCATTTAACACTTCACAATAATTAACTAATTGAGGGTAAAATGAGGTTATATTTTGGGATACATCCTCTACGTTTCTTACCTAAAGAGGATAAAATTTTCACATAACCAATGCAGTGCATATCACTAGTATCTAAAGAGTGTTTTTCTACATATGGCCGTGTATAAGACAACTAAGCATCACAAACTAAACAAAATTATGGCTGTGGtaaaatacacacacacatatatatcataaGAAAAACTAGATAGGGCCTTGGACAAAGCTTCTTTTACACAATAATGGCTTAATAACTGGTaccaccataaaaaaaaatgtcccTTAAACATGGATTCAAATACATTCATCAACAGTGGCTAAACATCTTTAGATGAAAGAGACACCATTAATCCACAAGAACAGAATAAATTGTTGTATATGGCCTCAACTTCCAATATTAGAATAGACTTGACATGTTAAGGCCACGACCTATATTATGGCCGGCCGGTGAAACCCACCGTCCCAAAGAGAGCACGCTCTTGAACGTAAACAAGATTCGCAGAACCAGATAAAATTGTTTCTCTTGTTTTCCATTCCTCTATTTTTCCATATCAGTTATTTGCTAACTGTTTCAGGAAAAGCATAAATCGACTGATTTTTCGATGCAAGAATAAATATGTAACATTCATCTTCATTATTTCATGCCTACATACAAGTTAGGTAAAAACGTTACCATGACCATATCCGATGAGATCATTCGAAGGAAGCCAATTGAGGATTTCCCAGCCGTAAACAGAGCCTTGTTCCATTATCAGTGATCCGGCCCTGATCAATCCACCGCACGACATCCATGATAACTAGCAACAGGAACAGAGTTTGATGGAAAAAAATGAGTATATGCACAACTGCTAAATCTGTAATCCATTAGCTAAAACATAGAGTAAATAAGGTCACAACAGAACAAGGTAATCTAAATGCATCATCAATGTTACATTGAGTGCATTTCTAATGACTAATGAGGATATATACACCAACTCTACAGACCACTCACAGCAGGGATACCCACTCAATTCCTTGCAACTGACCACAAGCCCCTTTACGATACGTGCTGCAGAATAAACCTCATCCACTGTACAGTTAATATCATAACGAATATGCAACACTGAAGCCAAAACTTTCGACCACAAACCAGAATGGGATTCCTATTCAAGTTGTTTCACAGGAGAGAAGAGTTCTGTCACTGCATCAACTCTGCCATTCATCACTTTTGCTCCGGTGCAAACCTCCCACAGGCAGAAAGCAGTTTCCCAGGCAGGTGGTGGTTGACTTTCCAGCAAGCAGATCACGAACTCAGATATTAGTATTACCCATCGTGTTCCACAGGTTCACTTGAGCAATCATCCTGGATGACCTTTTTCTCCTTTGAAAGGCAATCCACCGGGATGTAGACATATCCTTTGGGCAATTGCTGATTCTTCATAGAAGCTTGATCCAAAGTCATAACCAGCTCTTTTTCAAAACTTTCGATAAGCTGTAACTCGAAACATCATGCAAGAATTTTAGATTACATTCACATTCACGCAGATATCAAGTGATATAGAACATacaagaaagaagaacaagTATTGACCTTTCTTGATTTTGAACTCCATTCTCCATCATCCAAAGAATTAAGAGATGAACCAGAAGGTTTATGAAGGATTTGGTTGCCAGAAAATGGCACCCTCTCAGTAGCCTGTCTTGTAAATATATTTTGGGACGAGGAGCTGTCATCTGTCTTTTGGTCGGTGTCCATGGATACAGGAACCTTGATCAAGTTCTTAAAAGAAAGTGTGCTGTCAATGGTAATATCATCTGATCGTTGGATTGCTTCACTGCTAGATTTGTAACCATCTGTGTGGCCTTTGAGGGATGTTGTAGCTGATTCTGAACTATCTGGATGAAAAAAGGGACTATGCACAAGCACAGAACGAGCTACGTGGTCTCTTTTGTAGGCAAGAATGTCATGTGAACAAAAAACCAGCTCCCTCTGCAAACATTCGCAAGAAAGGATGTTCTCATATGACAAGTTCTCACAAATCTAAAAAACATTTTAACATGATTGGCTATTAAAATTGAGATGCATTGGCATGAACCACTTAGTCCAAACATCTACCTTTATCTTTTCGCGTCTGCTAATTCTCTCACAAAGAAGGCGTAATCTCTCCAACTCGACCTGCCAAAGGGCATATAAATGAGaccttaaaattgcacaagcCAATGCAAAATGTGGGAAAATAACTGTAATAGAACCATAAATACAATGTATAAAAAGACTACTAGAGGAGAATTTCCACATACACGAGAAGATTTCACCATAATAAATGCATTCAACTTCAGTATATGTCATCCTCAAAGAATAACCCATTGCCAGAAGTTACAAGGAAGCAATCTCACAATCATAATGCAAAAGAGATTATATGATAATAGCCACTTTACAAGGCATGAACACAGATCCACAATCAGGACTTCAGCCAAAATTCCACTACTAAGGGCATACTAAAAAAGCACCCACTGTGACAATCCCAACCATCATCACTGTTGTCAAAGCTCTACTCCCAAACAATTTGGGGTCAAGTACGAGTCCATAGGACATGCTAACATGGTTTTTGGGTTTTCCAGAGAAACTTTGACACCATATATAACATGACAAATAGGTACTATCTAACAACAAATTGTAATCATATCCCAAGCTGAATCTGTAAATAAACAATGATAGAAAAACCCTTACCCTGATTTGCTTGATACTCCTCAACTCCTCAAGTCCATGCTTTTGAGTCTTAGCATATGCAAGTCAAGTGCCACAATAAGAAATAATGGAAAGAAACTACAGAATCGAAACTACTTCATATGTAGATATAAAAGCCACACCTTTGTCCTCTGTTCCAAGCTATGTTTTTCACAGTAAGCCTTGTGTTGCAACTTGCCACCACTAGTCTTAATATTCATGTAGAAGCCAGCACTTCTAGCACACGATGGATGAAATGTGGTCTGACAGTGACCATAGTTACACTGCAGAGAATGAATTCATAAAAAAGACAATTTAATAATTGAATTTTGCTAAGAACTAAATATGATGAAACAATACAGATAATGGAAAACCTCACCGTTATGCAGACACCGTGTTTGCAATGACAGATACAACAAGTATCAACCCCCTTTGTAACTGTCTCCTGGCATTCCATAACATAGAGGAAAAAATTACAAGGGACTGTTGAATCTTACTCTAAGTTCAAAATACAAAATGATAATTGAAGTGTACCATATTCACGACGAATTAATTTATCCATTTAGTAAAATAACAGAACAAGTCAACTAAACAATTCAAaagtttaatgcaatttattttAGCTAAGCAGTAAGTATCAGAATTGCCACCAGTTATGGCAGGTGCATACCATTCCTTCAACAGAATTTACTTGTCCTCTTCTGAATGCTGATTCAAAGATCCActagaaaacaaataaacaaagagtCAATAGCATTTCAATGCTCAGAAAAGAGGATATTATCAAAACTATTAATATTACCAACAAATAACAATATAATATTTCACCTCTGCACAAAGGGCATGGACCCATTGACCATCAGAAGATTTCCTAAAAGCACCAGTAGTGCCACCGCATAAACCACATTCTGCAACAAAATAGGGTTTCTCCAAAAAATTGACCGTAGGAGCTCCGGGGCATCTAGATGGCAACAACGCTTCACATAATTCACAGTACCATGGACCTGTAGATTCTTTCATATTATGATAGCAATCCAAATGGACTGCAACCTGTTAGCAGAACAGTATGTTAGCCTTGCAAGCAGACAACCAAAAAGTTAACATAAAATCCAAAAGACACTATGCACAGCTTAGAAAACCTTGCAACCGGAGCACACTAAGATAGGGTTCAAAATTGTCTCAGATCTTCTGCATATGTCACATGATCTAGGATGCTCTTTGGAAAAATCTGAAACTGACTGAACATAATCAAAATACTTTTCAGTTAAAATTCTTGGGACAGCCACCCTTGAAAGTGTCTGCTTTGGCCGAGGCATCAACTGAGAAGAAGTGCAAATCCATCCACTAGAGTTgttcaatttcatcaaattctgCAAAGAAGTTAAATAATATTCATGACAACAATACAGAGGTTGAGCAATGATTCCATGGGAAACTATCATCAGGGATAAAAACTAACTCATCAAAATAAGTACCTCCTGCTTAGCAGACTCATCAAATGCATCTTTCCTAAATGATGAAATCCTAGATGAAGTTGCAGCTGCAGCAGTTGCAGCAGCTAGCACAGCCTGTGCTTCCTtatgctttctttctttcctaccCTGCTTCTTTGCTTCTCTAAGGTCACAGAGATATTGACTAACAAGCGCAGCATCCCAACTTCGGCTATGTGCCACATCAATTTCATGTGATATAATCTCAACAACCTTATGAATTAAACCATCTGCAATGACAATTTATAGACAGGTAACCATTAGGCTCATATGTACCCACACGCAAACAAGTAAAGTGGTAGTAGCCGTAAAATGTCATagaaaaagcaaaagaagagaCCAGTAAAGCTCTTTCTTCCAACTGCATTCCCAAGCAATCTAtgttgaaaataaataatttcccCCTCCACTTCATCTCTTGGAGACAGCTCTAGCACTCCAACTTTCCTAGCCTCAGCAAGCTCCTCTAACTTTACCCTATCTAATTTTCCAATCAAGCCACTGCACTCTGGACATTGATTTTGGCAATTACAGCAGGCACTGGCACGGGAAGATTCTTCCAGATGAGACCTTCCTTCCTGCTTTGGGTCTGCAAGAGTGAAATCTCAATTAGATATTAGATAAACAACAAAAGAACATACAAAAAGGACGGGGCAAGAAAGAAAGTTCGCCATCAAAATCATACATCCTATCTCTTCTACCTTCAGCTTCATAGTCTGTGTTCTTTAGAAACAATTCACTATGCATCTGCAACTTCTTACTGATCCACAGGTGAATATAACAATTAGAAGCTGCTCCCATTTTTCTGTGGCACAAATGCAGAAATTCTAGAAAATTTACTACTGAACCACAATTTTATATTAAGTacataaaaaagacaaaaggagaACAATCTTTTTGGAGGTTCAAACATGCAATATAAGGAAAAAGAGAAGTCCGCACAATATAAAAATCTTACATGAGGTCGACGACAACTGAGTTTCCATTTGCACAAGCAAGACTTCTCTGATTGCCATTCACTACAATATCCGGCTGAGGAAAAGCTGAAACCACAGGCTGGCTATATGCATGTAAGTTGCCATTTGACGGCTCACCTGAAAGATATGCAGAAAtaccatacatttgtctaaaggaaaaaaataatggcatcatacaaaaagtcaaaattggGCTGCAGAACATAAACAacgttttttaaaaattaaaggtGTTCTACAGACATGGGACCAAGGGGCTGCCATCCAATTAAATTAAAGGATGCTAAATTGGTGCAGAAATTAGATTGCAAGCATTTGAACATGAAGACAAGAAAATCACATCTTCTGAAAACTTAACTAATGACATAACACTTTTCGAACAATATATGATAGTATATGAGAATTTAGTATTAACCCAAACTAAGTCTTCAGAAATATCCAACTCATTAAGGACTATTAGCTCAATCCTCGAAGGCAAACAACTATTTCAGTGTCATTTTCTGCTCATGAATAAGAGTACTAAGTCGAGCTCTTTCATCTATAGAGTTTGACTTTACACTGAAAATTTGatatgaagcattgaaattcaGATAAACTAAATATAAACCTTTGGTATACTTTAACAGCAAAGTTTTCTTGTAGATTCTTTATCTTACACATTATACACAGTAACAAACCAACAGcagaaaaattagaaaactgATTCTATCATCAACACCAGTATTTCTCTCTCCGTGcgtgacaaaaagaaaaaatagaaggtTCGGAAAAGTTGGGCCAGAATATTAGAGTTAGCGGCATCCTATGAAGTTTTCCAAACAAAAGTGTGGGGAAAGCCACAATTAGAATATCAGTTCTGACGTACATTTATAAGACAAAATAtaaagcatcatcatcatcaaatcctCAAAAGTTtagggtcggctacatgagtttatgagaacatcGACGGGAATCCACActgtgtatttgttttctccattcatttatATCATGGATCGTACATTAATCCACTCCTATTAACTTcagaaaatataaaacataatCACTGTAATTTTGCAACATGGACGTGATCATTTCAGCACCGATACTAATGCAAGGGATCTACTGAAACGAGTTAAGGGTTATAGGATAAACATGTGATTATGAACAAGCTGCATGCAAGTCTATGATTGGCTGCTATGACTAagttacaatttgaaatttgacattTTGTACTTGTTTCAGGAAAGATTTATATCAGGTGAATACATTTAGAtgcaaaatgaaaatcaaacggtgaaggttttcttttgtttaaaaaaaagaagtgaaaataTGGTAACCAGAAGGTGACAACACAAACGAGGATCTAACCAAAAAATGATTTCAGTAAAGCATACCTTCAGACTTCAGTGAATGACCCACAGAATCATGAAATCCATCAGTATTAGATGAGCCCtaaacaagcaaaaaaaaaagtcacatcATTAAACAGAAAACTTGGTAATGGaaaaaattttatcaaaaaaaacacaaccgagaaaaaatcatataataagATAAATTGACCGATAAAGGACAATTAAGCAGGCATGCACAATGGAACTTGAGCTCAAGGGTGCACGTGTCCTGGAGTATGGACATTGGCACAAGGGACCTTGAGCTCAAACTATGCATAGTTTGTCAAAACCTAAGGTCCTTATAGTGTTTCACCATTTTCACTTATTGGAGGACTTGAAACAACAGGTACAGAATAAATCAtttgaagggaaaaagaaaggaCAGAAAACTGACTGTTTCAGGCCAAAATGCATTCAACTAACACGAACTTTGCTTCTCTAACCGGGGACTCGGTGTCTTAAATTTATAACAGATCTCTTATGTGCAAACCAATCAAGTTTCATCTGTATATAACCAGTCAGTTTCAAGACCCTAGACCCAAAACCCTAGATAGGTAAATTTTAAATCACAAAGAGAAATATCAGGTGACGAAATAATGGAAGCGCTTTGTGGTTAAAAAAACCCCAGTAATAAGCAAGCACACAATTGAAAATCTGGAATGCAAATTCAGTCAATCAACAAACGAGACTAAATATATAACCACATTGGTGAttcaaaaattaataaagaaaacacAACCCAAAACATAACAAGAAAGATTCGAAGTAAGAAAAAAAGACATGGAAAGATTACCTTTTCAGAAGCATTGGTGATGGTCCATTCACTTGAATTTTCTTGTTCTTCACTGACCACTCTATCTACTTTAACCTCATTGGTCTCTATCCCATTCTCAATTAAAAATTCCTCATAGAATGGAATTACTTTGTCATTCCTCGAAAACCTAATATTGCTGTTGGTTCTTCTCCTAGAAGGTACACACTTAACAGCACCAGGAACCGTTATATCAGACTCTGTTACAGTTACATCATCAGGAGAATCAACTGTTCCATTCTCGTCTTCCAATGGGAATTTTACATCAATATTCGAGTTTCTCTGCAGAAAACCCATGTAGGCATGATTCCTGAGCCATTTAGCTATTTTAAATCGCAACTGAGGAGCCAAGGTATCatcctgaaaaagaaaaaaccacgaaatcagaataaaataaaaaagaaaaggcaaaaaagGTTGAGTTTACTTGCTCGAATCAAACAGAAAAGGAGTTGATTCATTACAGCAAGTCTAGATGATAATGAATCGGGTGGAATGCCAATATCTGATGCCACTTCTTTCACATTGACTTTGCCCCGCTCAATTAACTGCAAGATTAGAAAATGTAAGATGCAAAACAGCTAAATGTTAATAAATATGGAAGAGTATGGTTAAATACTCTCGAACAAATAAGTGCAATACATGGGGAGAATGCtggatatgagagagagagagaggcatatATAGAAACCTTCTTTAGAATCGGAGCAAGATTCACACTGTCAAATGGCTTAAAATCATCACTGTTTCTCCTCCCTGACATAGCCATATTAGCAATATTTTTGGCTTGCAGGGTATCAGCACATTCTGAGACAATTTCAGTCTTTAGTATGGTATCGGACAGGCCAAACTCTGCTAATTCTCCATCATTGCATTCATCATGAGACTGACAAGTTTCTCGGTGGACTGAAATGTTTTCTCCACTTCTGTGGTTATCCAGCTTGTTTGTCGACAACAATGGAAGAGGAGTGGTACCAGACACATCACCATTAACAGAAAGAGAATAATGTCCTTGCGCCATACTGCAACTACCAAGGCCATCAGAGTGCTTTGAGCAGAAAGCCCGTAGCTCAACCTACAAGTATAAAATAAATAGGCAAATCTCATCAGAAACTCCATAACAGCTTCAAGTTGTTatattctataaaaaaaaaagcttcaagTTGTTATAATAGATATAGAAGCGTTAGCATCTTTTTAAGTAATCACAATGACTAAAATAGAGACAAAAGAAATACATCATCACACCCATATCTTCTCCAGACCTCCATTCTGTTTCTAGCCTCCCTGGCACAAATAGGATGAAAAGAAGTTCTGCAAGCTCCTGAAAAAAGAGTACATTACAACTGGAAGTATGATTAACTTGTGAACAAACCAAAGACGATAGTATGAACAGCAGAAGAGGACATACatccaaagacaaaaaaaagtccAGTACGAAGCACCTCAGTTAAACATTAATAAGAAATACACATAAATCGAAAATGACAGGAGCATAGGCAACCTCAAGCAGCTATTGACGCAGCATAGAGTGAAACTAGAGAGTAAACTAAGGTATTACAGAACCGTAAAGGAACTACATAAGGGAATGGGTATGTTGACAATCGGATCACCAACAAAAGCAGCTAAAATGAACTAATCTTAATAGACTCATTGATCCATAAAGTGCAACACAGAAGCCTATATACAGTGCTTTTATAAATTATAACTATATATTCTAGAAGCGACTACAGAACATGTCCTCCAAGAGACCATTCACAGAACTATTGTCATTTCATATCCACACTAACTAAAAATCCACAACCACAGGCAATAATAAAAATCTTAACACGTTATCAGGAATTACAGAAAGGATAAGTACCGCCACCACAACTAACAGTTCATGTTACAAGACTCTGAATATGAGTCCATCAAAGGATTTCCCAATTATAATTTACAGCCAAAAAGTTTAAATATCGAAAGTTCAAAACAATTAATGTCAACTTGTACATACAAAGGAATATGATTGAACTAAGTTCACTTCATCTTCAATTTTATGTAGCGAATGGAAATGCTGTCAGAATCAAGCCAGACTCCCATCAAGACATCATACTTCCATAATAGGTAGATTAGTAGCACTGCTTCCTATACAGTAAAAACCCCCACGAATATTCTCAATAAATGTCTGTTGCATACTATGCTGATATCATCGTTTGAGAGGATTATTTCTTCCAAAACTCCTAATAAAGGTTGGATCTATGCATGATACTATCCTGAAAATTGATTACTTTCCAAAACAATCAAGCAGGTTGACCCTCACATGTCACCATTACTTCCAAACCTGAAACACTAAAAAGGGTCATTTTAACATCTCCGTTCTTCAAAAAAGCCACATACAAATAACTTTCCCTTTTCGTTGATATAAAAACAATAAACTGTTCCTATTGAGATCCTGCATATGGCATAATTTTAATTCCCACCAGTTTCCTAGGAAGAAAATAATGTTGCGACAATTCAACATAAATCCAACTCCAAAACTTATTGAACATttcaaataataattttatatacACCTCaaccatatatcatatatggaaTGAGTAAAAGTGAGATTCATCAGGATTGCACCACAATGGCAAAGTTCAGCTCTAGAACCCTCTAAAATccataaaaggtaaacaactctcgtgcacaaatCTCCCGCCTTGGAGGAAAAATGGTCAGACAAGCATAGTCTTACCTATGCAATGCTGAGAAGTTACTACCAAGATTTGAACAcacgaggcccaacactagggcaaATACACACAAAGGCCTACACTTAGCCACTTAGGGTAACAacaaggggggggggggttaaATTTTAGAAGCTAAGGTTACCATATTAAGATTATTTACTTTGTCATCAAtctaataagttaacttgttgatttggggcatttcacatcatttataccatattctaaTAGCGGTTAAGTAAACTTACCATTGGGCCAAAGGACCTAAGGCCTATAAAATTCATCACGATAAAACTAATAGTAATAGCAAATATCAACAATTCCAttgaataaaaacataaaagataaaatttatgaaatattgACGTCAATAAGAACAAACATATCTTAAGTAGCCTTTCAAAAGGTGAACCTTGTCCTAATGGTAAAAATGCCTTGTCCACCCCAAATAGAGGTCCCAGGTCCAAACCACAAAAATAGCCTCTCCGCAATTCAAGGGTAAGGTTGCTTACGTCTAACCTTTCCTAACTCCGCCTCCATCAGAGAGACTTGTGCACCACAtgctatttcattttttatcttAACATACATTTAGTGATCAGTTTACAATGTCTGCAATCAGCTAGAGCCTCAAAAAGATTCTAAACCACATAATTTTCAACGCACATCAAGAGTAATTAACATATAAATTTCCCCATGTGATTTA
Proteins encoded in this window:
- the LOC119999393 gene encoding uncharacterized protein LOC119999393 isoform X1, producing the protein MAGCPCHGRTIMMGAGGDEGCCPEEKTCLPTSGIPVTTRTNQLAMKKPISLGVDLFSQARKALSECPPLDFPEEGSASASSVITLPSRLASFLNPSNSRKRRKKGHSGAEKKTSRAGELSRGANFWNDKDVYFRDLTLPDIDALYKVSSLSSLALRKCFFIPHLGNGNAMVANVECIEATNVGDGNVVRTEENNQDQQSVEIGSMLAESLPNEDGKNCSAGDSAGSLEWILGSRNRILLASERPSKKRKLLGGDSGLEKVLVGHPGTGNSSLCDFCCSGDMGNESNRLIVCSSCKVSVHHKCYGVEEVVNDSWLCSWCKCKGASSDSSRPCVLCLKQGGALKSVDKRVKNDGCGEFAHLFCSLWMPEVYIEDLTKMEPIMNLEEVKETRRKLVCNICKVKCGTCVRCSHGACRTSFHPICAREARNRMEVWRRYGCDDVELRAFCSKHSDGLGSCSMAQGHYSLSVNGDVSGTTPLPLLSTNKLDNHRSGENISVHRETCQSHDECNDGELAEFGLSDTILKTEIVSECADTLQAKNIANMAMSGRRNSDDFKPFDSVNLAPILKKLIERGKVNVKEVASDIGIPPDSLSSRLADDTLAPQLRFKIAKWLRNHAYMGFLQRNSNIDVKFPLEDENGTVDSPDDVTVTESDITVPGAVKCVPSRRRTNSNIRFSRNDKVIPFYEEFLIENGIETNEVKVDRVVSEEQENSSEWTITNASEKGSSNTDGFHDSVGHSLKSEGEPSNGNLHAYSQPVVSAFPQPDIVVNGNQRSLACANGNSVVVDLIKMGAASNCYIHLWISKKLQMHSELFLKNTDYEAEDPKQEGRSHLEESSRASACCNCQNQCPECSGLIGKLDRVKLEELAEARKVGVLELSPRDEVEGEIIYFQHRLLGNAVGRKSFTDGLIHKVVEIISHEIDVAHSRSWDAALVSQYLCDLREAKKQGRKERKHKEAQAVLAAATAAAATSSRISSFRKDAFDESAKQENLMKLNNSSGWICTSSQLMPRPKQTLSRVAVPRILTEKYFDYVQSVSDFSKEHPRSCDICRRSETILNPILVCSGCKVAVHLDCYHNMKESTGPWYCELCEALLPSRCPGAPTVNFLEKPYFVAECGLCGGTTGAFRKSSDGQWVHALCAEWIFESAFRRGQVNSVEGMETVTKGVDTCCICHCKHGVCITCNYGHCQTTFHPSCARSAGFYMNIKTSGGKLQHKAYCEKHSLEQRTKTQKHGLEELRSIKQIRVELERLRLLCERISRREKIKRELVFCSHDILAYKRDHVARSVLVHSPFFHPDSSESATTSLKGHTDGYKSSSEAIQRSDDITIDSTLSFKNLIKVPVSMDTDQKTDDSSSSQNIFTRQATERVPFSGNQILHKPSGSSLNSLDDGEWSSKSRKLIESFEKELVMTLDQASMKNQQLPKGYVYIPVDCLSKEKKVIQDDCSSEPVEHDG